The genomic interval TGGCGGTCGATTGGGATAAGGCTGTTACGGCGGATCTGGCGGTGGCGGATCTTGAGCGGGAGCCGTCAGACAAGGCGCAATTCCGGCCAGTGCCGGCCAGTGCGGGCAAAGCCAAAAGTTATGCCGACTGGACCAAGGATTTCAGTGGCTGGCTGTTCAGGACACAAAAGGTCGAATTGTTCCGGAGCCCCAGCACGAAGGACGTGTCCAAACCAGGTGAATCCGAGCGAGATTTCCGTGTGCGGTTGCAGCAGATCGGGCGTGAACAGCGTGACAAGGGGGCGGAAGCGCTTCGTCAGAAATATGCCTCGAAGATGACGACGCTGCAAGATCGTATTAGAAGAGCAGAATTGGCGAAGGAGAAGCAACAGGCGGAGTCCCGTTCCAGCCAAATGCAGGCGGCCATTTCCGTCGGTGCGTCAATCCTTGGGGCGTTTATGGGACGAAAAACGATCAGCGCGGCCAATATCGGGCGAGCCACCACGGCCATTCGGAGCGCCGGTCGAGTCATGAAAGAATCTCAAGATCTCGGAGCAGCCGAAGAAAATGTCACGGTGCTCCAACAGCAGCTGGCCGAGCTCGAAGCGCAGTTCAAGTCCGAGAGCGATGCATTGGCCACGGCCACCGACCCACTCAATGAGAAGCTCGAAACAATCTCTATAAAACCCACCAAGGCCAATATCGCCGTGAAGCTGGTGGCTCTCGCCTGGGCCCCGCATTGGCGAGGCGCAAACGGGAGTCTCGATCCGGCTTGGGGCTAGCGCGTACCGTTTCTGCCCAGTTGTGTAACCACCGCTGGTCTCCCCTCCATCTCAGCTAGAGCTGACCGCCTAGGCATTAGAGCATCCGCCAGGCGGTCAAGCAGAGTGTATCTTTCGACATCCTCATTTTGAACACCATCAAGTTTTCTGCTCGTCAGACCGAAAAGGTACCGCATTGGTTTGTCGAAAATTCTGCAGTATCAGGAAATTTGGTGATGGGACAGGCCGTGAAAGCCTTCCCTTTTTCAGGTTGTGTCAGGCAGCTCTGGGAGGCTTTGTCACGAGGTGAGTCACTGGAGGCAGTGGAGTGGATGCGGCGCCCGGGAGCGAGTCGAGACTTTGTTTGACGGCGTAGTTTGCTGAACAGGGAACAGACGGGTCGGTGACAGGTCACGATTCATGGGCAGGTCAAATCGCCGCATCGCGCAAGATACGAAGGAGGCTGTGTGATGGAAGTCCATACGCTTGGGTTTGATCTGAAAAAGCACTGGTCAGTCAGCCATCGACCAAAAATTGATTCACCTCGAACACTCGTGTTGTTGTTTGGATCGTCAAGTCTTCTCGATGCTGATGGTCCTATCGCCGAGTTGCTTCACGACTACCCAGACTCTCTTGCCATTGGCTGTTCAACGGCAGGGGAAATTCTTGGAACGCAGGTTTGCGACGAGAGTGTGAGTGCAGCCATTGCCCGATTCGAACAGACCGATCTTCGACTGGCCAGCGCCCCAGTCCTATCCGCTGACGAGTCATTTGCCGCCGGGCAAGATATCGCGCGTCAACTGAATGATGCTCGTCTGAAAGGTATTTTTGTACTTTCAGATGGTCTTCAGGTGAACGGGAGTGAGTTGGTGCGAGGCCTCAACACCCAGGTTGCATCATCAGTTGTGGTGACTGGGGGGTTAGCCGGCGATGGGGATCGGTTTCGTCGGACCTGGGTCTTGAAAGATCAAAGACCACAAACGGGTTTTGTGACGGCCGTCGGGTTCTATGGCGATCGAATTCGGATCGGGCATGGCTCAAAAGGAGGCTGGGATCGCTTTGGGCCGGAACGTCGTGTGACCAAGTCGAAAGGAAACGTGCTCTTTGAGCTCGATGGCCGTCCTGCCCTTCAACTGTACAAGGAGTATTTGGGGGAGCGAGCCTCTGGCTTGCCAGCGACCGGCCTATTATTCCCGCTCGCACTGCGCGCCGAGGAATCAGATCCGAAGCGCCTCGTCCGAACCATTTTGGCCGTGAATGAATCGGATCAGTCGTTGACCTTCGCCGGCGATATTCAGGAAGGGGCACTGGCCCAGCTGATGAAGGCGAATTTTGACCGATTGGTTCAAGGTGCCTCAGAAGCTGCCACCTTGACGCACCCATCGGTCGATGGAGATTCGTCTGTGCTCGCGATTGCAATTAGCTGTGTGGGCCGCCGGCTTGTGTTGGGAGGAAGGACGGAGGAGGAGATCGAAGCGACTCTTGATGTGTTACCGAAAGGAACCCAACAGATCGGGTTCTATTCCTATGGCGAGATCTCCCCCTACGCCACAGGGACCTGTGATTTGCACAATCAGACGATGACGTTGACCACGTTGAGTGAGACTGCCTGATTGCCTATGCACCCCTTGCTGGCTCGACAACTGAAACGCCTGGGGCTTGATGAGGCGCATCCCCCATCTCCGGTGGTGTGGGACGAGCTGCTGAAGAAGATCGATCAGAGTTATGTCGAAGCAGACCAAGGCCATGCGCTCTTGGAGCGGTCGTTGGCTCTTTCTTCAACAGAAATGCAGGAGCTCTACGCTCAACTCAAACAGACCAGTGATACCCAGCTGGCACAAGAACGGAAGAAACTCCAAACCGTGCTGCATTCGTTAGGCGACGGACTCTGTGTTGTGGGCGCAGAATGGAAGATTCAGATGGTCAACCATCAGGCCGAGGTGTTGTTAGGGGAACCTGCTGACGTACTGCTTGATCGGCCTGTCTATCGAATGATTTCGCCTGGTCCCAAAGAATATCAAGAGGAATGTCTCGTGACCGATGCCACATTTCCTCCGCTCGCGTCCGGTGAACCTTACCGCACGGATGATGGGCTGTTGATTAGAGCCGACGGTCGGTTGCTCCCTATTTCCCTGGTCGTGACGCCCATGTCGTTGGAAGGGATTGTGGTCGGAGCGGTACTGGTTTTCAGAGACATCACGCATCAGAAACAGGTCGAGCGGGAACGTCAACAGACAGAGGATCTGCTCCGTCGAATTCAGAGCGGATTGTCCGAACTCGCAGAAAGTCCTGAAATTTATGACGGGAATCTTGAGCAAGCGTTTCGAACCATCACGCGGGTTGCGGCGGTCTTTTTGTGTGTCGAACGGGTCAGTATCTGGTTCTTTACGGAGCACCATTCAGCCATTCAATGTGCCAAACTCTATCAATCGGCCACTCAAGAGCATTCACAGGGTCTTGTGTTGGCAGCCTCCACGTATCCACGCTATTTCCAAGCGTTGGAGTTAGAACAACTCATTGTGGCGGATGATGCTCTGCGGGACTCCAGTACGAGGGAGTTTGCTGATGGCTATTTAACCTCTCAGGGGATTACCTCCATGCTTGATGTCCCGATCCGTTCGGGTGGTCGGATGGTGGGAGTGATTTGTCACGAGCACATCGGTCCCAGACGCCATTGGACGTTGGAAGAGCAGCATTTTGCCGTCTCTGTGGCGAACACCCTCGCATTGGCTCTTGAGGCGGCCGACCGGAAAAAAGTTGAGCAGGCCCTGCGTACAAGTGAA from Nitrospira sp. carries:
- a CDS encoding FIST C-terminal domain-containing protein, with translation MEVHTLGFDLKKHWSVSHRPKIDSPRTLVLLFGSSSLLDADGPIAELLHDYPDSLAIGCSTAGEILGTQVCDESVSAAIARFEQTDLRLASAPVLSADESFAAGQDIARQLNDARLKGIFVLSDGLQVNGSELVRGLNTQVASSVVVTGGLAGDGDRFRRTWVLKDQRPQTGFVTAVGFYGDRIRIGHGSKGGWDRFGPERRVTKSKGNVLFELDGRPALQLYKEYLGERASGLPATGLLFPLALRAEESDPKRLVRTILAVNESDQSLTFAGDIQEGALAQLMKANFDRLVQGASEAATLTHPSVDGDSSVLAIAISCVGRRLVLGGRTEEEIEATLDVLPKGTQQIGFYSYGEISPYATGTCDLHNQTMTLTTLSETA